A region of the Longimicrobium sp. genome:
GCTGTGGGTGCTGGCGCGGCTGGTGCCGGGGGGATGGGGCGGGATCGTGCACGCCGCGCCGGGGAAGATGCGGATCGTGCACCTGGAGGGCGGATTCCGCAGCCCCGGGTGGGTACTGACGGGCGTGGTGGGCGGCACCTTCCTGTCGATGGCGTCGCACGGCGTGGACCACATCATCGTGCAGCGGCTGCTGGCGTCGCGCTCGCTGCGGGACGCGCGCAGGGCGCTGGTGGCGAGCGGCGTGGTCGTCTTCCTCCAGTTCGCCCTGTTCCTGAGCGTGGGGACGGGGCTCTTCGTGTTCTATCGCGGACGGAGATTCGCTGCGCCGGACGAGATCTTCCCCACCTTCATCGTGGAGCAGCTGCCGCCGGGGGTGACCGGCCTGGTGATCGCCGCGATCCTGGCGGCGGCGATGAGCACCATCTCCAGCTCGCTGAACTCGCTGGCCAGCGCGGCCACGCACGACCTTTACGCGCCGCTGACGGGGCGGACCGGCGAGGCGCACCTGATGCGCGTGGGGCGGATGCTGACGCTGGGGTGGGCGGTGGTGCTCATCGGCGCGGCGATGCTCTTCCAGCTGGCGCAGCAGGGGACGCCGGTGGTGGTGATCGCGCTGCAGATCGCCAGCTTCACCTACGGCGGGCTGCTGGGCGGCTTCCTGCTGGGGCTGGTTTCGAGGCGCGCCGCGGCTGCCGACGCGGTGGCGGGCATGGCGGTTGCCATCGCGCTGATGGCGGCTCTCTGGGCGGCGCAACAGTACGGCGTGGTCCCGAAGGTGATCGACAGCCTGTGGTTCGCGCTGCTGGGCTCGGCGGTGACGGTGGGGATCGGGTGCGCGCTGGCGGCGGTGCGGGGGCGCGCAGCGGCGCCGGGTCCTGGTGACGAGCCCGCGCGGTAGATGGATTCCGGCGTGGGGCGGGCGAATGAATTCGCGGCAACAACCGCACAAAGTCCCTGCGGGACTGCGGCCGCGTCATCGGGGCGGTGCGATGGGCATCCTGCCCGCCACGCCAGCCTTCGTCGCAACGCCACGAAGTAGGGGGGCCGGCGGGGGCAGGGCTCGCGCGCAACGGTCAGGGACACGCCCACATCCGCAGCCAGCATCTGCGGTTCATCTGAAACGATTTACGAAGAGAACGGACGGGCGCGGTGGATCCGATCCTGTTGGCCAAGGCGGCGGTGATGGGGCTGGTGGAGGGGGCGACGGAGTTCATCCCCGTTTCGTCGACCGGGCACCTGATCATCGCGGGCCGGTTCCTGGGCTTCGACGCATGGCACGGCGCGAAGACCTTCGACGTGTTCATCCAGCTGGGCGCCATCCTGGCGGTGGTCTGGCTGTACCGCGCGAAGATCGTGAACGTGCTGCGCACCGCGCCCGGCGACCGGAAGTCGCGGCGGCTCATCCTGAACCTGGTCATCGCCTTCCTTCCCGCGGCGATCGTGGGGTTCCTGGCGAACGACTTCATCGAGGAGAAGCTGTTCAACCCCGTCACGGTGGCCATCGCGCTGGTGGCCGGCGGCATCGTC
Encoded here:
- a CDS encoding sodium:solute symporter, which translates into the protein MHAFTALDWAVLLAYLVGVTAMGTLLGRRQKDARDYFLADRTIPWWAICFSVVATETSALTFISVPATAYASDFWMLQLAAGYVIGRVAVSVLLLPGYFRGETLTAYALLERRFGPGTRRFASVVFLVTRVLADGVRVFATAIPIRLITGLPYWEAILLTGVFTAVYTWYGGLRAVVWVDVVQLFVYLFGGLAALWVLARLVPGGWGGIVHAAPGKMRIVHLEGGFRSPGWVLTGVVGGTFLSMASHGVDHIIVQRLLASRSLRDARRALVASGVVVFLQFALFLSVGTGLFVFYRGRRFAAPDEIFPTFIVEQLPPGVTGLVIAAILAAAMSTISSSLNSLASAATHDLYAPLTGRTGEAHLMRVGRMLTLGWAVVLIGAAMLFQLAQQGTPVVVIALQIASFTYGGLLGGFLLGLVSRRAAAADAVAGMAVAIALMAALWAAQQYGVVPKVIDSLWFALLGSAVTVGIGCALAAVRGRAAAPGPGDEPAR